The following are encoded together in the Bombus pascuorum chromosome 10, iyBomPasc1.1, whole genome shotgun sequence genome:
- the LOC132911206 gene encoding microsomal triacylglycerol transfer protein isoform X2 has translation MACSGTPVTTLTVSLVYLLTLFAMAGATRGWELASGLKYKLTTTLLFSEAAPSKSSGDVGFRLTGELDVTAVWQKPDDPSSFLLKIELLQPQLWIKSRSASELEGFVEHSSRINAVAQRPLLIFWRNGNVNSIFMDTAESVSSANLKRGLASLFQYTVFDNDVEERDASGLCKVTYHSLGPRTMGKRKISCKQNILPPKKRHSNPLFGVKLTSTRNSTYEFTEQLLPSSIRDEESHRMALTARPEVGAIVTSERILKLLPGTLSAKTVQADTLNQALAAMQPGYRETSIELQLEPSSCPDYGCPTIEQTIEEYRSALENNALGTGKSASAFLKLLPLVRSASPDELQKLLKSPRYRQIKPQLLDIFGAASTIAGHQAVMKILRQDEIGNETERYLWALSLSPTPNADIAKNILRRSEETNPNDKVSETIALTAAAMARHLESPAMIEKARISLEIGLDTCTGEECKLKFLRALRNLRTKAAIPTLLKFATNENKALNVAAWKALSALPRDSLTPEVKKVAKRVFYEIGGPKRDSSSRTIALDIILETNPSKEDIRHLVEYLANTDLDYEVRKYLSQRLEQLSDKDLRFAKDLNEVLSTCGKDIVNYNVYSQKGLSTAFTRNFLRSIDSNGSLVTIQEIHSGLMKRGIVDVVLQVEEHEEALFSLGLFAGGLGSFVSTSSQENDVQDVEPPTAGMELDFLGVGIRPFVFFSGQGELMGHVWSGSASERTPAFQALATLHNYNEYIPLASGIIAEVDVQGAVSFDLGGQIQLSLWSRNAQSLVDLKAGIMIQGGTKVRSDFVQSMAEFSMSMEPKLELATDVDFSGPVSLCMRLSQPENVVKYQVYKVERVAGSRHKLRKTRRMRLHNPGRSYLLNRKNNEMCSMVFS, from the exons CCATGGCTGGTGCTACCAGAGGTTGGGAACTGGCAAGCGGATTGAAATATAAACTAACGACGACGTTGCTGTTTAGCGAGGCAGCGCCGTCGAAATCCAGCGGGGACGTTGGCTTTCGATTAACCGGCGAATTGGACGTAACCGCCGTTTGGCAGAAACCGGATGATCCGAGTAGCTTTTTGCTGAAAATCGAG CTCCTGCAACCACAACTGTGGATCAAATCACGAAGTGCTTCGGAACTGGAAGGATTCGTCGAACACTCCTCCAGAATAAACGCCGTTGCACAGAGACCTTTGCTGATATTTTGGAGAAACGGCAACGTAAATTCCATCTTCATGGATACCGCAGAGAGCGTCTCTTCAGCAAACCTCAAACGTGGCCTAGCTAGTTTATTCCAATATACGGTGTTCGATAACGACGTCGAGGAACGAGACGCTTCCGGTCTCTGCAAAGTAACGTACCATTCTCTGGGTCCGAGGACAATGGGAAAGCGAAAAATATCCTGCAAGCAAAATATTCTACCACCAAAGAAACGGCATTCGAATCCATTGTTCGGCGTGAAGCTTACGAGTACTCGTAATTCAACCTACGAGTTCACGGAACAGCTTTTGCCTAGCTCGATTCGTGACGAGGAGAGTCATCGAATGGCACTTACCGCCAGACCGGAAGTGGGCGCCATCGTCACATCGGAGAGGATACTCAAGCTGCTTCCTGGCACGCTCAGCGCAAAAACCGTGCAGGCTGATACCTTGAATCAAGCTCTCGCTGCTATGCAACCTGGATACAGAGAAACGAGTATCGAGCTGCAATTGGAACCGTCCTCGTGCCCCGACTACGGATGCCCGACG ATCGAACAAACGATCGAAGAGTACCGCAGTGCCCTGGAGAACAACGCTTTGGGTACTGGAAAATCTGCTTCGGCGTTCCTCAAGTTACTACCTCTAGTCAGATCAGCCTCTCCGGATGAACTGCAGAAGCTTCTAAAAAGTCCACGATATCGTCAAATAAAACCTCAACTATTAGACATCTTTGGCGCCGCCTCGACCATAGCAGGACATCAAGCGGTCATGAAAATTCTTCGACAAGACGAAATAGGAAACGAGACCGAAAGATATCTTTGggctctgtctctgtctccaACGCCGAATGCAGATATCGCCAAAAATATTCTGAGACGATCGGAAGAAACCAATCCAAACGATAAAGTGTCAGAAACGATAGCTTTAACCGCAGCAGCGATGGCACGTCATTTGGAGTCTCCAGCTATGATCGAGAAAGCAAGAATCAGTTTGGAAATCGGTCTCGATACTTGCACGGGGGAAGAGTGCAAGCTCAAATTCCTCAGGGCTCTAAGAAATTTAAGAACCAAGGCTGCGATCCCGACGTTGTTAAAATTTGCAACGAACGAGAATAAAGCACTCAATGTCGCTGCTTGGAAGGCCCTGTCGGCGCTACCCAGAGATTCGCTGACGCCTGAAGTAAAAAAGGTAGCCAAACGAGTCTTTTACGAAATAGGTGGACCAAAGAGAGACAGTAGCTCTAGGACTATAGCCTTGGATATTATTCTTGAAACGAATCCATCGAAGGAAGATATCAGACACTTGGTAGAGTATTTAGCGAACACAGATCTTGATTACGAGGTCCGGAAGTATCTCAGTCAACGATTGGAACAACTCTCTGATAAGGATCTTCGATTTGCCAAAGATCTGAACGAAGttttgagcacgtgtggaaagGATATCGTTAATTACAACGTGTATTCCCAGAAAGGTCTTAGCACAGCGTTCACGAGAAACTTTCTAAGGTCAATAGATAGTAACGGATCATTGGTAACTATTCAAGAGATTCACTCAGGTTTGATGAAGCGTGGAATAGTCGACGTAGTTCTCCAAGTTGAAGAGCACGAAGAGGCGTTATTCTCTCTTGGCCTATTCGCGGGAGGCCTAGGAAGCTTCGTTTCGACTTCCAGTCAGGAAAATGACGTTCAGGATGTCGAACCACCTACCGCAGGAATGGAGCTCGATTTCCTAGGTGTTGGTATCAGGCCATTCGTCTTCTTCTCTGGCCAAGGGGAACTTATGGGTCACGTCTGGTCCGGATCAGCGTCCGAACGAACTCCAGCCTTCCAGGCTTTAGCTACTCTCCATAACTACAACGAATACATTCCATTGGCCTCGGGAATCATAGCCGAAGTCGACGTCCAAGGTGCGGTTAGCTTCGATTTAGGTGGACAAATTCAACTGAGCCTATGGTCCAGAAACGCTCAGTCACTGGTGGATCTGAAGGCTGGAATTATGATCCAGGGAGGAACGAAAGTGCGTTCCGACTTTGTGCAGAGCATGGCTGAGTTCTCCATGTCGATGGAACCGAAATTGGAGTTGGCCACCGACGTAGACTTTTCCGGACCGGTATCTCTGTGCATGAGACTTAGCCAACCAGAGAACGTGGTGAAGTATCAGGTATATAAGGTTGAAAGGGTAGCTGGAAGTAGGCACAAATTGAGAAAAACCAGGAGGATGAGATTGCATAATCCTGGAAGGTCTTATCTGTTGAACAGAAAGAATAACGAGATGTGCTCGATGGTGTTCAGTTAA
- the LOC132911209 gene encoding uncharacterized protein LOC132911209, which translates to MIRTFQQQFRIPPSHWQLFKSRPSTSPTGQGFVGSWMPNPVDFGSKSSNFSLFRVDLKSLKPSANPPVLFVMNPSQYIFLLFVGTFCVYGLWKTSSLSWRTSTVHAKASIQFDLSIPSSSPSVFRRFSNKTNRKTIGKSHKKYRGVVSKYMLELYQRRSDVDIVRALEPIHVSGPTNEGARILVFSIPPIDPDEALEVAELLGVVGSILRVRLDHTDAFGSCKSRRDDSWRAFNVTSAVAASSGSAVRFRVYGRVGYHPCGDGPILLLSYAKVRKRRSRRSIQEEETDEDDGPRRRRKNSCRRRSLYVDFALIAYDEWVVAPPGYEAYQCSGKCFYPFGDHLSPTKHAIVQTLVHGALQAIEGGSKPVGRACCVPTRLAPTSLLYLDASGTLTYQYGYEDMVVAECGCR; encoded by the coding sequence ATGATAAGGACATTCCAGCAGCAATTTCGAATCCCTCCTTCCCATTGGCAGTTATTTAAAAGCCGTCCTTCAACCTCACCCACCGGCCAAGGATTCGTTGGCAGTTGGATGCCAAATCCGGTCGACTTCGGTTCGAAATCATCCAATTTTTCACTCTTTCGCGTCGATTTAAAATCCCTGAAACCATCAGCAAATCCTCCAGTGCTCTTCGTCATGAACCCTTCTCAATATATCTTCTTACTCTTTGTTGGAACTTTCTGTGTCTATGGATTGTGGAAGACCAGTTCTCTTTCCTGGCGAACCTCCACGGTACACGCGAAAGCGTCGATTCAGTTCGACCTCTCCATTCCATCGTCTTCTCCATCCGTTTTCCGTCGATTCTCTAACAAAACGAACAGAAAAACCATCGGCAAAAGTCATAAAAAGTATCGTGGAGTCGTATCTAAATACATGCTAGAGCTGTACCAGCGCAGATCAGACGTGGACATAGTTCGAGCGTTAGAACCGATTCATGTGTCAGGTCCGACCAACGAAGGAGCCAGGATTCTGGTATTCTCGATACCTCCGATCGACCCAGACGAAGCTCTAGAGGTAGCGGAGTTGCTTGGCGTTGTTGGATCCATTCTCAGAGTGCGTTTAGATCATACGGACGCTTTTGGAAGCTGCAAATCGAGGAGAGACGATAGTTGGAGGGCTTTCAATGTTACTTCTGCAGTGGCTGCAAGCAGTGGTAGTGCCGTCAGATTCCGAGTATACGGTAGAGTCGGTTATCATCCTTGCGGAGACGGCCCAATCTTGTTATTGAGCTACGCCAAAGTGAGGAAGAGGCGCTCGAGGCGTTCCATTCAAGAAGAAGAGACGGACGAAGACGACGGTCCCCGAAGAAGACGTAAGAATTCCTGCAGGCGACGATCTCTTTACGTAGACTTTGCATTGATCGCGTACGACGAATGGGTCGTTGCTCCACCCGGGTACGAAGCCTATCAGTGCTCTGGGAAGTGTTTTTACCCGTTCGGCGATCATCTTAGCCCCACGAAGCATGCGATCGTGCAGACGTTGGTACACGGTGCTCTCCAGGCTATCGAGGGCGGCAGCAAACCTGTTGGCAGAGCTTGCTGCGTACCGACGAGACTAGCGCCTACCAGTCTGCTTTATCTGGATGCCAGTGGAACTTTAACTTATCAGTACGGCTACGAAGACATGGTCGTTGCCGAGTGTGGCTGTCGTTAA
- the LOC132911206 gene encoding microsomal triacylglycerol transfer protein isoform X1 yields the protein MACSGTPVTTLTVSLVYLLTLFGSYCQMAPAMAGATRGWELASGLKYKLTTTLLFSEAAPSKSSGDVGFRLTGELDVTAVWQKPDDPSSFLLKIELLQPQLWIKSRSASELEGFVEHSSRINAVAQRPLLIFWRNGNVNSIFMDTAESVSSANLKRGLASLFQYTVFDNDVEERDASGLCKVTYHSLGPRTMGKRKISCKQNILPPKKRHSNPLFGVKLTSTRNSTYEFTEQLLPSSIRDEESHRMALTARPEVGAIVTSERILKLLPGTLSAKTVQADTLNQALAAMQPGYRETSIELQLEPSSCPDYGCPTIEQTIEEYRSALENNALGTGKSASAFLKLLPLVRSASPDELQKLLKSPRYRQIKPQLLDIFGAASTIAGHQAVMKILRQDEIGNETERYLWALSLSPTPNADIAKNILRRSEETNPNDKVSETIALTAAAMARHLESPAMIEKARISLEIGLDTCTGEECKLKFLRALRNLRTKAAIPTLLKFATNENKALNVAAWKALSALPRDSLTPEVKKVAKRVFYEIGGPKRDSSSRTIALDIILETNPSKEDIRHLVEYLANTDLDYEVRKYLSQRLEQLSDKDLRFAKDLNEVLSTCGKDIVNYNVYSQKGLSTAFTRNFLRSIDSNGSLVTIQEIHSGLMKRGIVDVVLQVEEHEEALFSLGLFAGGLGSFVSTSSQENDVQDVEPPTAGMELDFLGVGIRPFVFFSGQGELMGHVWSGSASERTPAFQALATLHNYNEYIPLASGIIAEVDVQGAVSFDLGGQIQLSLWSRNAQSLVDLKAGIMIQGGTKVRSDFVQSMAEFSMSMEPKLELATDVDFSGPVSLCMRLSQPENVVKYQVYKVERVAGSRHKLRKTRRMRLHNPGRSYLLNRKNNEMCSMVFS from the exons CCATGGCTGGTGCTACCAGAGGTTGGGAACTGGCAAGCGGATTGAAATATAAACTAACGACGACGTTGCTGTTTAGCGAGGCAGCGCCGTCGAAATCCAGCGGGGACGTTGGCTTTCGATTAACCGGCGAATTGGACGTAACCGCCGTTTGGCAGAAACCGGATGATCCGAGTAGCTTTTTGCTGAAAATCGAG CTCCTGCAACCACAACTGTGGATCAAATCACGAAGTGCTTCGGAACTGGAAGGATTCGTCGAACACTCCTCCAGAATAAACGCCGTTGCACAGAGACCTTTGCTGATATTTTGGAGAAACGGCAACGTAAATTCCATCTTCATGGATACCGCAGAGAGCGTCTCTTCAGCAAACCTCAAACGTGGCCTAGCTAGTTTATTCCAATATACGGTGTTCGATAACGACGTCGAGGAACGAGACGCTTCCGGTCTCTGCAAAGTAACGTACCATTCTCTGGGTCCGAGGACAATGGGAAAGCGAAAAATATCCTGCAAGCAAAATATTCTACCACCAAAGAAACGGCATTCGAATCCATTGTTCGGCGTGAAGCTTACGAGTACTCGTAATTCAACCTACGAGTTCACGGAACAGCTTTTGCCTAGCTCGATTCGTGACGAGGAGAGTCATCGAATGGCACTTACCGCCAGACCGGAAGTGGGCGCCATCGTCACATCGGAGAGGATACTCAAGCTGCTTCCTGGCACGCTCAGCGCAAAAACCGTGCAGGCTGATACCTTGAATCAAGCTCTCGCTGCTATGCAACCTGGATACAGAGAAACGAGTATCGAGCTGCAATTGGAACCGTCCTCGTGCCCCGACTACGGATGCCCGACG ATCGAACAAACGATCGAAGAGTACCGCAGTGCCCTGGAGAACAACGCTTTGGGTACTGGAAAATCTGCTTCGGCGTTCCTCAAGTTACTACCTCTAGTCAGATCAGCCTCTCCGGATGAACTGCAGAAGCTTCTAAAAAGTCCACGATATCGTCAAATAAAACCTCAACTATTAGACATCTTTGGCGCCGCCTCGACCATAGCAGGACATCAAGCGGTCATGAAAATTCTTCGACAAGACGAAATAGGAAACGAGACCGAAAGATATCTTTGggctctgtctctgtctccaACGCCGAATGCAGATATCGCCAAAAATATTCTGAGACGATCGGAAGAAACCAATCCAAACGATAAAGTGTCAGAAACGATAGCTTTAACCGCAGCAGCGATGGCACGTCATTTGGAGTCTCCAGCTATGATCGAGAAAGCAAGAATCAGTTTGGAAATCGGTCTCGATACTTGCACGGGGGAAGAGTGCAAGCTCAAATTCCTCAGGGCTCTAAGAAATTTAAGAACCAAGGCTGCGATCCCGACGTTGTTAAAATTTGCAACGAACGAGAATAAAGCACTCAATGTCGCTGCTTGGAAGGCCCTGTCGGCGCTACCCAGAGATTCGCTGACGCCTGAAGTAAAAAAGGTAGCCAAACGAGTCTTTTACGAAATAGGTGGACCAAAGAGAGACAGTAGCTCTAGGACTATAGCCTTGGATATTATTCTTGAAACGAATCCATCGAAGGAAGATATCAGACACTTGGTAGAGTATTTAGCGAACACAGATCTTGATTACGAGGTCCGGAAGTATCTCAGTCAACGATTGGAACAACTCTCTGATAAGGATCTTCGATTTGCCAAAGATCTGAACGAAGttttgagcacgtgtggaaagGATATCGTTAATTACAACGTGTATTCCCAGAAAGGTCTTAGCACAGCGTTCACGAGAAACTTTCTAAGGTCAATAGATAGTAACGGATCATTGGTAACTATTCAAGAGATTCACTCAGGTTTGATGAAGCGTGGAATAGTCGACGTAGTTCTCCAAGTTGAAGAGCACGAAGAGGCGTTATTCTCTCTTGGCCTATTCGCGGGAGGCCTAGGAAGCTTCGTTTCGACTTCCAGTCAGGAAAATGACGTTCAGGATGTCGAACCACCTACCGCAGGAATGGAGCTCGATTTCCTAGGTGTTGGTATCAGGCCATTCGTCTTCTTCTCTGGCCAAGGGGAACTTATGGGTCACGTCTGGTCCGGATCAGCGTCCGAACGAACTCCAGCCTTCCAGGCTTTAGCTACTCTCCATAACTACAACGAATACATTCCATTGGCCTCGGGAATCATAGCCGAAGTCGACGTCCAAGGTGCGGTTAGCTTCGATTTAGGTGGACAAATTCAACTGAGCCTATGGTCCAGAAACGCTCAGTCACTGGTGGATCTGAAGGCTGGAATTATGATCCAGGGAGGAACGAAAGTGCGTTCCGACTTTGTGCAGAGCATGGCTGAGTTCTCCATGTCGATGGAACCGAAATTGGAGTTGGCCACCGACGTAGACTTTTCCGGACCGGTATCTCTGTGCATGAGACTTAGCCAACCAGAGAACGTGGTGAAGTATCAGGTATATAAGGTTGAAAGGGTAGCTGGAAGTAGGCACAAATTGAGAAAAACCAGGAGGATGAGATTGCATAATCCTGGAAGGTCTTATCTGTTGAACAGAAAGAATAACGAGATGTGCTCGATGGTGTTCAGTTAA
- the LOC132911207 gene encoding long-chain-fatty-acid--CoA ligase 1 isoform X2, producing the protein MTSSCFSPPPLRPPIDISDQSDTVKGTDLIKVSRFYKDSKEGKFVSFLYEDTRTLYDGFRKGAKESNNGPCLGWRDGPNKPYQWLHYNETLLRAKNFGSGLVSLGLMPGSHALVGLYSQNCPEWILAEQACYTYSLAVVPLYDTLGPDACAFIINQAEINLVVCENDSKCNLLLDKAPRCLRKMVVIKETRQATNQRAKNRGVELFKFEEVERIGAQKNHPEVPPKTTDLCTICYTSGTTGNPKGVMLTHQNVMASISAVLIQLGEHRPSYKDTMISFLPLAHMLERCCENGMYMVGASVGFYSGDIKRLPEDMKALRPTVMPAVPRLLNRMYDKVQTELQSSCLKRLVFSLGMRAKEAEIKKGIIRNNSVWDKLAFAKIRESTGGRLRLMVVGSAPLAGNVLTFTRCALGCIVVEGYGQTECGAPITLTVQGDHVPEHVGPPVPCCCIKLVDVPEMEYFAKKNQGEVCVKGTNVFVGYFKDPERTAQVIDEFGWHHTGDVGMWLPNGTLKIIDRRKHTFKLSQGEYIVPEKIENIYLRSQYVHQVFVHGESLKSCVVGIVIPHVDVVKCWAVENGIPGTLSVLCANPQVKQLIMDDMLSWGKEAGLKSFEQVKDIYLHPDPFSVQNGLLTPTLKMKRPQLKDYFKPQIEDLYRHLD; encoded by the exons ATGACGTCCAGTTGTTTCTCCCCTCCGCCTCTTCGACCACCGATCGACATCAGCGATCAATCCGACACAGTCAAG GGTACTGACCTGATCAAAGTGTCGAGGTTTTATAAGGACAGCAAGGAGGGAAAGTTCGTGAGCTTCTTGTACGAGGATACAAGGACTCTGTACGACGGATTCCGTAAAGGCGCCAAGGAGTCCA ACAACGGACCCTGTCTTGGCTGGCGCGATGGACCAAACAAACCATATCAGTGGCTACATTACAACGAGACCCTGCTCAGGGCGAAGAATTTCGGTTCTGGCTTAGTGTCTTTGGGGCTGATGCCAGGATCGCACGCACTCGTGGGTCTCTACAGTCAGAACTGTCCGGAATGGATCCTCGCCGAGCAGGCTTGCTACACGTACTCGTTGGCAGTGGTGCCTTTGTACGACACACTGGGTCCTGATGCCTGTGCCTTTATCATTAACCAGGCTGAGATCAATTTAGTCGTCTGCGAGAACGACAGCAAGTGCAATTTGCTGCTCGACAAGGCGCCGAG ATGTCTAAGGAAAATGGTGGTGATAAAGGAGACGAGACAAGCGACGAACCAGAGGGCGAAGAACCGCGGCGTCGAGTTGTTCAAGTTCGAGGAAGTAGAACGTATCGGCGCCCAAAAAAATCATCCGGAAGTTCCGCCCAAGACGACGGATCTGTGCACCATATGCTATACGTCCGGGACCACGGGGAATCCGAAAGGCGTGATGTTGACGCATCAGAACGTGATGGCGAGTATAAGCGCGGTTTTGATACAATTAGGCGAGCACAGGCCCTCGTACAAGGATACGATGATCAGCTTTTTGCCCCTGGCACACATGTTGGAACGGTGCTGCGAGAACGGCATGTACATGGTGGGCGCGTCCGTGGGTTTCTACAGCGGTGACATTAAAAGGTTGCCCGAGGATATGAAAGCCTTGAGGCCTACCGTGATGCCAGCGGTGCCGAGACTGTTGAATCGAATGTACGACAAG GTCCAAACTGAACTTCAGAGTTCGTGCTTGAAGAGGCTGGTATTCAGCCTGGGTATGCGGGCGAAGGAGGCAGAGATCAAGAAAGGGATCATCAGGAACAACAGCGTATGGGACAAGCTGGCCTTCGCGAAGATCAGGGAATCGACAGGAGGCAGGTTGAGGCTGATGGTCGTTGGATCTGCCCCGTTAGCGGGCAACGTTCTCACCTTCACCAGATGCGCTCTCGGCTGTATAGTCGTCGAGGGATACGGTCAGACCGAGTGCGGTGCACCGATCACTCTTACTGTCCAG GGCGATCATGTACCAGAACATGTAGGTCCACCAGTCCCTTGTTGCTGCATTAAATTGGTGGACGTTCCGGAAATGGAATACTTTGCGAAGAAGAATCAAGGCGAAGTGTGCGTAAAAGGCACCAACGTTTTCGTAGGGTACTTCAAGGATCCCGAAAGAACTGCTCAAGTTATCGATGAATTCGGCTGGCACCATACCGGTGACGTTGGCATGTGGTTACCT aaCGGAACACTTAAAATAATCGATCGAAGGAAACACACCTTCAAGCTTTCGCAAGGAGAATACATAGTTCCAGAGAAAAtcgagaatatttatttacgcaGTCAATATGTTCATCAAGTGTTCGTCCACGGGGAATCCCTAAAATCTTGCGTTGTAGGAATAGTAATACCACACGTGGATGTTGTAAAATGTTGGGCGGTGGAGAACGGTATACCAGGTACACTCAGCGTATTATGTGCTAATCCGCAAGTCAAACAGTTGATCATGGACGACATGCTTTCGTGGGGAAAAGAAGCCGGTCTCAAATCTTTCGAACAG GTGAAAGACATTTATTTACATCCGGATCCGTTCTCCGTACAAAATGGCCTTCTTACACCAacattgaaaatgaaacgacCTCAGTTGAAAGACTACTTCAAACCGCAGATAGAAGATCTCTATCGACATTTGGACTGA
- the LOC132911207 gene encoding long-chain-fatty-acid--CoA ligase 1 isoform X1, whose protein sequence is MTSSCFSPPPLRPPIDISDQSDTVKGTDLIKVSRFYKDSKEGKFVSFLYEDTRTLYDGFRKGAKESNNGPCLGWRDGPNKPYQWLHYNETLLRAKNFGSGLVSLGLMPGSHALVGLYSQNCPEWILAEQACYTYSLAVVPLYDTLGPDACAFIINQAEINLVVCENDSKCNLLLDKAPRCLRKMVVIKETRQATNQRAKNRGVELFKFEEVERIGAQKNHPEVPPKTTDLCTICYTSGTTGNPKGVMLTHQNVMASISAVLIQLGEHRPSYKDTMISFLPLAHMLERCCENGMYMVGASVGFYSGDIKRLPEDMKALRPTVMPAVPRLLNRMYDKVQTELQSSCLKRLVFSLGMRAKEAEIKKGIIRNNSVWDKLAFAKIRESTGGRLRLMVVGSAPLAGNVLTFTRCALGCIVVEGYGQTECGAPITLTVQGDHVPEHVGPPVPCCCIKLVDVPEMEYFAKKNQGEVCVKGTNVFVGYFKDPERTAQVIDEFGWHHTGDVGMWLPNGTLKIIDRRKHTFKLSQGEYIVPEKIENIYLRSQYVHQVFVHGESLKSCVVGIVIPHVDVVKCWAVENGIPGTLSVLCANPQVKQLIMDDMLSWGKEAGLKSFEQVGKICQYFYLKKLIFLSFVCAHKEKQKRKVFFIDVTIKNIFQPKYPRRLNAPLT, encoded by the exons ATGACGTCCAGTTGTTTCTCCCCTCCGCCTCTTCGACCACCGATCGACATCAGCGATCAATCCGACACAGTCAAG GGTACTGACCTGATCAAAGTGTCGAGGTTTTATAAGGACAGCAAGGAGGGAAAGTTCGTGAGCTTCTTGTACGAGGATACAAGGACTCTGTACGACGGATTCCGTAAAGGCGCCAAGGAGTCCA ACAACGGACCCTGTCTTGGCTGGCGCGATGGACCAAACAAACCATATCAGTGGCTACATTACAACGAGACCCTGCTCAGGGCGAAGAATTTCGGTTCTGGCTTAGTGTCTTTGGGGCTGATGCCAGGATCGCACGCACTCGTGGGTCTCTACAGTCAGAACTGTCCGGAATGGATCCTCGCCGAGCAGGCTTGCTACACGTACTCGTTGGCAGTGGTGCCTTTGTACGACACACTGGGTCCTGATGCCTGTGCCTTTATCATTAACCAGGCTGAGATCAATTTAGTCGTCTGCGAGAACGACAGCAAGTGCAATTTGCTGCTCGACAAGGCGCCGAG ATGTCTAAGGAAAATGGTGGTGATAAAGGAGACGAGACAAGCGACGAACCAGAGGGCGAAGAACCGCGGCGTCGAGTTGTTCAAGTTCGAGGAAGTAGAACGTATCGGCGCCCAAAAAAATCATCCGGAAGTTCCGCCCAAGACGACGGATCTGTGCACCATATGCTATACGTCCGGGACCACGGGGAATCCGAAAGGCGTGATGTTGACGCATCAGAACGTGATGGCGAGTATAAGCGCGGTTTTGATACAATTAGGCGAGCACAGGCCCTCGTACAAGGATACGATGATCAGCTTTTTGCCCCTGGCACACATGTTGGAACGGTGCTGCGAGAACGGCATGTACATGGTGGGCGCGTCCGTGGGTTTCTACAGCGGTGACATTAAAAGGTTGCCCGAGGATATGAAAGCCTTGAGGCCTACCGTGATGCCAGCGGTGCCGAGACTGTTGAATCGAATGTACGACAAG GTCCAAACTGAACTTCAGAGTTCGTGCTTGAAGAGGCTGGTATTCAGCCTGGGTATGCGGGCGAAGGAGGCAGAGATCAAGAAAGGGATCATCAGGAACAACAGCGTATGGGACAAGCTGGCCTTCGCGAAGATCAGGGAATCGACAGGAGGCAGGTTGAGGCTGATGGTCGTTGGATCTGCCCCGTTAGCGGGCAACGTTCTCACCTTCACCAGATGCGCTCTCGGCTGTATAGTCGTCGAGGGATACGGTCAGACCGAGTGCGGTGCACCGATCACTCTTACTGTCCAG GGCGATCATGTACCAGAACATGTAGGTCCACCAGTCCCTTGTTGCTGCATTAAATTGGTGGACGTTCCGGAAATGGAATACTTTGCGAAGAAGAATCAAGGCGAAGTGTGCGTAAAAGGCACCAACGTTTTCGTAGGGTACTTCAAGGATCCCGAAAGAACTGCTCAAGTTATCGATGAATTCGGCTGGCACCATACCGGTGACGTTGGCATGTGGTTACCT aaCGGAACACTTAAAATAATCGATCGAAGGAAACACACCTTCAAGCTTTCGCAAGGAGAATACATAGTTCCAGAGAAAAtcgagaatatttatttacgcaGTCAATATGTTCATCAAGTGTTCGTCCACGGGGAATCCCTAAAATCTTGCGTTGTAGGAATAGTAATACCACACGTGGATGTTGTAAAATGTTGGGCGGTGGAGAACGGTATACCAGGTACACTCAGCGTATTATGTGCTAATCCGCAAGTCAAACAGTTGATCATGGACGACATGCTTTCGTGGGGAAAAGAAGCCGGTCTCAAATCTTTCGAACAGGTGGGAAAAATCTGccaatatttttacttaaaaaaattaatttttctttcatttgtttGCGCGcataaagaaaaacaaaaaaggaaagttttttttatcgacgtgacaattaaaaatatttttcaaccaaAGTATCCAAGACGTTTAAACGCACCGCTCACGTAA